In Kangiella koreensis DSM 16069, the DNA window GAAAGACAGGCTGCTCAGGAATCTTAGTAAAGTAACTCTAGATGGGATAATTAACGGTAAGGGCGATTCATAAATCACCCTTACCGTTAAAAGGTCAATTAAGGCTTAACGATATTGCCGCCGGATTCAGCCCACTGTTTAATTCCACCTGCAACAGAAAAAACATTTTTAAAACCAATTTGCTCAAGAGCATGAGCTGAACAAGCTGATCGTCCACCAGTAGCGCAATAGATATAGATCGGTGTATTAAGGATTTCTTCTTCAGATAATCCTTCTAAAAAAGGATGGCTAAAAAGTTTAAACTCAAGAACACCACGAGGAATCGGTAAGGCGCCTTCAATAATACCTTCAGCATGTTCCGCTGGTTCACGAACATCAATAATTAAAGCATTAGAACAGTCTGTGCATTTGAAATCATCAATACTAACTTCTTTGATGTTCTGTTTGATAGAGCCTATGTAATTTTGTAAACAAGGTTGCATTAACAAGTCTCCTGACAATAAATCTCATGCAGTAAATGAATGATACGAGCGACTTCGGTCGAAGCTAATGAATAGTAAATGGTTTGCGAATGACGACGAGTCGTAACCAAATCACTTTTTCTTAATAAAGCCAGGTGTTGCGACAGCGCCGACTGACTCAGTTGTGGTAATAAATCGTTAAGCTCACCAACCGATAATTCTTTTTCAAGAAGAATACAAAGAATCATCAGTCGCTGTTCGTTGGAAATATTTTTTAGCAACTGTGCTGCTTCGGCAGAGTGCTTTTGCATTTCGTCTGTAAATGCCATGGTGCTTGAAGTCGTTCGTTGATCCATAATTAAATTCTGCCTTAAACTATACTAATGCGCAATTAACTGACTCTACAAAAAAGAAAGTTACACAGGTGAAAAATCACCCAGGGTTTTTAATTTTGGTTGCTGTTGTTTTGGTATGAAGTCGCCAGTAGCAGGATTAAAG includes these proteins:
- a CDS encoding rhodanese-like domain-containing protein, encoding MQPCLQNYIGSIKQNIKEVSIDDFKCTDCSNALIIDVREPAEHAEGIIEGALPIPRGVLEFKLFSHPFLEGLSEEEILNTPIYIYCATGGRSACSAHALEQIGFKNVFSVAGGIKQWAESGGNIVKP
- a CDS encoding ArsR/SmtB family transcription factor, whose translation is MAFTDEMQKHSAEAAQLLKNISNEQRLMILCILLEKELSVGELNDLLPQLSQSALSQHLALLRKSDLVTTRRHSQTIYYSLASTEVARIIHLLHEIYCQETC